A stretch of Gossypium hirsutum isolate 1008001.06 chromosome A06, Gossypium_hirsutum_v2.1, whole genome shotgun sequence DNA encodes these proteins:
- the LOC107962702 gene encoding mitochondrial-processing peptidase subunit alpha isoform X3: MQATTCSHFVPTAINVAIKELFSVATPGQVDWKYLDRDKQSIKSAILMNLESGMVASEDISKQVSTYGESHRCPKLLFS, from the exons ATGCAAGCTACCACT TGTTCTCATTTTGTACCAACTGCCATTAATGTTGCTATCAAGGAGCTTTTTTCTGTTGCAACACCTGGACAAG TTGACTGGAAATATCTAGATCGTGATAAACAATCAATCAAGTCTGCCATCTTGATGAATTTAGAATCCGGA ATGGTTGCTTCAGAAGACATCTCTAAGCAAGTCTCGACATATGGTGAGAG CCATCGATGTCCCAAGCTACTATTCAGTTA